One region of Salvia miltiorrhiza cultivar Shanhuang (shh) chromosome 3, IMPLAD_Smil_shh, whole genome shotgun sequence genomic DNA includes:
- the LOC131016504 gene encoding uncharacterized protein LOC131016504 isoform X2, whose translation MLQKVLSPTALQSYSSVQGKANIRLTRTMDFIVCISKVLSLAVIRAILSQFYPENYCSPWPIGSKQQKLATSVSFIGSKQQKLATSDIKDDDVAKWKKVEMVLEAYGSDANSILQLTTSKRSTIWLDQVSALPLDTHNDSATREREFGVFSWKAARLWKRQTDECI comes from the exons ATGCTCCAGAAGGTACTATCTCCGACAGCACTACAGAGCTACAG TTCAGTCCAAGGGAAAGCAAACATCAGGTTAACCAGGACCATGGACTTTATAGTATGTATTAGTAAGGTGTTGTCGTTAGCTGTTATCAGAGCTATTCTCTCCCAATTTTATCCTGAAAATTACTGTAGCCCCTGGCCGATTGGCTCAAAGCAGCAGAAGCTAGCCACATCTGTATCATTCATTGGCTCAAAGCAGCAGAAGCTAGCCACATCTGATATAAA GGATGACGACGTTGCAAAGTGGAAGAAGGTGGAGATGGTGTTGGAAGCATATGGATCAGATGCTAATTCAATATTGCAGCTGACAACATCAAAAAGGTCTACAATATGGCTTGATCAAGTCTCAGCACTACCTTTGGACACTCACAAT GATTCAGCTACAAGAGAACGTGAGTTTGGCGTGTTTTCTTGGAAGGCGGCTCGTTTGTGGAAGAGACAGACTGATGAATGCATTTAg
- the LOC131016504 gene encoding alpha-L-arabinofuranosidase 1-like isoform X3 yields the protein MDFIVCISKVLSLAVIRAILSQFYPENYCSPWPIGSKQQKLATSVSFIGSKQQKLATSDIKDDDVAKWKKVEMVLEAYGSDANSILQLTTSKRSTIWLDQVSALPLDTHNGHGFRQDLFDMLAALKPGFIRFPGGSFVEETD from the exons ATGGACTTTATAGTATGTATTAGTAAGGTGTTGTCGTTAGCTGTTATCAGAGCTATTCTCTCCCAATTTTATCCTGAAAATTACTGTAGCCCCTGGCCGATTGGCTCAAAGCAGCAGAAGCTAGCCACATCTGTATCATTCATTGGCTCAAAGCAGCAGAAGCTAGCCACATCTGATATAAA GGATGACGACGTTGCAAAGTGGAAGAAGGTGGAGATGGTGTTGGAAGCATATGGATCAGATGCTAATTCAATATTGCAGCTGACAACATCAAAAAGGTCTACAATATGGCTTGATCAAGTCTCAGCACTACCTTTGGACACTCACAAT GGACATGGATTTCGACAAGATCTTTTCGACATGCTTGCTGCTTTGAAGCCGGGATTTATTAGATTTCCAG GCGGCTCGTTTGTGGAAGAGACAGACTGA
- the LOC131016504 gene encoding alpha-L-arabinofuranosidase 1-like isoform X1, with amino-acid sequence MLQKVLSPTALQSYSSVQGKANIRLTRTMDFIVCISKVLSLAVIRAILSQFYPENYCSPWPIGSKQQKLATSVSFIGSKQQKLATSDIKDDDVAKWKKVEMVLEAYGSDANSILQLTTSKRSTIWLDQVSALPLDTHNGHGFRQDLFDMLAALKPGFIRFPGGSFVEETD; translated from the exons ATGCTCCAGAAGGTACTATCTCCGACAGCACTACAGAGCTACAG TTCAGTCCAAGGGAAAGCAAACATCAGGTTAACCAGGACCATGGACTTTATAGTATGTATTAGTAAGGTGTTGTCGTTAGCTGTTATCAGAGCTATTCTCTCCCAATTTTATCCTGAAAATTACTGTAGCCCCTGGCCGATTGGCTCAAAGCAGCAGAAGCTAGCCACATCTGTATCATTCATTGGCTCAAAGCAGCAGAAGCTAGCCACATCTGATATAAA GGATGACGACGTTGCAAAGTGGAAGAAGGTGGAGATGGTGTTGGAAGCATATGGATCAGATGCTAATTCAATATTGCAGCTGACAACATCAAAAAGGTCTACAATATGGCTTGATCAAGTCTCAGCACTACCTTTGGACACTCACAAT GGACATGGATTTCGACAAGATCTTTTCGACATGCTTGCTGCTTTGAAGCCGGGATTTATTAGATTTCCAG GCGGCTCGTTTGTGGAAGAGACAGACTGA